A region of the Vigna unguiculata cultivar IT97K-499-35 chromosome 9, ASM411807v1, whole genome shotgun sequence genome:
tttttttaattttttttaattttttttaatttcaaaaaaagtgtccacgtgtcaagtcacaattgtgccacgtgtcaatgtcagtgccacatgtcaatttctgatagtattttttttttgttcaatttagtccctatattcattatttttgtttaatttagtcccaaattttgtgaaaatagaatcatttaatttttaaaattgacattattattacttattttttaaatttaattataaattataatatttaattgttaattgaatataattcttagattcaattgttaaataaaatataattatttaaatattattaaaatataattatttaaatattattaaaatataattatttaaatattattacaatataattattaaaattttaaaaatatatattaacatttgtaaaatttacatttaaatttaaagtatttaatatttttattgcattttagatattaaaatctaaaatattttatatgtaaatgttaattttacaaatattagtttatttttctaaaatattttgaatatttaaaatatttttatatatcaattttaaaaatattttagaatataaatattagaaaaaaaattaataattatattttcataatattttaaataattatattctatttagaaattaaatataagaatttattcaatttataattaaatttaataatttataattgaatttaaaaaataataaatttaaagatcaattttagaaaagatattaatataatttgtataaaagatattaaatttagtgtcagactaaattgaacaaaaataacgaatatagggactaaattgaacaaaaataacgaatatagggactaaattgaacaaaaaaaataatactaccacaaactgacacgtggcacaattatgacttgacacgtggaccatttttttgaaattaaaaaaaattaaaaaaaaattaaaaaaaatcaaaaaaaaattaaaaaaaaccaggagctgacacgtggcatgtactgttcaaaaacattaactatttaaacaccgttagtgaaaaggaccaaattgatcacaatttgacgaaaatgaggatctaattgaacataaaacgaaaatagggaccaaattgaataaaatcaacaaaaatagggaccaaatgtatatttaagtcttaattttaaaacctgTAATCCTGACATACTCTTCTTGTACAAAGTTAATATCTGGTATACTAAAAATGATGACAtcacaaacaaaatataatgaattcataaactaaatattaaatacaatggAATCAAATTACTTTTATTCAAATCAAACTACATATAATAAGAAATTGTTCCAATAATTGGCCTAATATCATAAAACAAAAGTGGTGCCCaacatatataacaaaattcatCACCATTAGTCATTTCTTTCCTTAGTTTTATACAAGAAAATTTCATCCACATTGGCAtctatatttaagtaattacaAACATTTTCCTCCCATATGATGCAAATTGAGTTCGAATGCAGGACTATTGAACCGTGTGCGTCTTCAATCAtacatacaaattattttcctGTAATTTGTGTGGATATTCAATGTTTACATTTTGTGCTtcctcatcttcatcttcagtATAGCAATCCACCACACAATGTTGGGAGTCGTTAACACCAGAAAAGGTTTACTGTCTTTCAAAAAATCTATTGTTGTTCACTCTTAACGGAGTTTGCTTGGCACAACTCTTCAAATGCTTGTGTGGTTCATGCTTTAGGTGTTCATCTTGCTCATTCTTATCCTTTACACCAACATTCAGCTCATTGTCATCTTTTGCTTGTTGTTTGTTCCTCTCGTCAACGACTATTTGGAACTTAGATATGGTTCTTGAAGTTGACGAATAACATGTTTCAGTTGTTTAAAAACGTGCCTAAGCTGTTTTTTGTCATCTACAAGACCTACCTTACCAACATTTATTCTTGTTTTGTCAAATCCATCTACAAATTCTTTGAAAGTTTTCTCAAATCCacatttataaactaattaaaaattaagtgaaaaaaaatgtataaataaaaaaataattaatataattttgaatttaaaaaaaatggtaatcattttaaaaatatcacagGAAGAGATCGAGTAAATGCTTGGTGAGATCGTTTATGTAAACTTTACTTGTTTCGAGATGAGAGTTATGCCGTTCGGCTTGGAAGTAAAACTCTTCATCACACGTAAGTATTTTTTGTTGGACTTatcttataagaaaaaaaatatatgaccttctttattgtaaataatttattgtgagataCCTAGTGACTTAGAAATGTGAGCCACTTTACCATTCATAGTGCCAGTTTTTTTATCAGAATAATGTGGAATAGcgttatatttattaaaattaaaggcTCCTTCACTTTCTTTTAAGCTTGCATTGAATCGGCTTCACTTTCAAGTAAATTTCCATGTGTATAATTGGTTAATATTTCATGCaaacttatttttcaaattaagaaCATAGTGATTTTTctacttttcaaaaatattctaattcttttattttatttttagttggaTGACGTTTTAATTTACGAGAAAGctcactttattttaaaaactgtaaatgttttatactaatttttggtatttttcttcttctttgtaaGATATTATATGTTTGGAcaatattcaaaaatttattCTCACATATTCATATGATGTTCCAAATTAGATCCTGGTAAATTTCACAAAGCCAAAACTCTTGTTTTATGGAAGTTGTTATATAATCGAATAAGAAAGTTGaagatagagaaattaataTGTATTACAGATTAAAATCAACATTAATTCAGTTATTAGTTGGTGTCCTAGACACACACTATTTGTGGAGGAATTTTTAGAGAGAAACGTGgggaatatattaaaagtttctccttttattttggtatcaataaatcattttatataGAACTTATGACGACTATTTTGATTatagagattttattttttttacaaattccCCTTCATAGTGCTATCTATAACTAGCATTCTACCCCTAAAAAgcttaataaaattaagtatactctttataaaattaactttatttaccaatcaacaaaaaaaaagaaaaaaaaagcttgCATGTCTTTCCCGGAAAACTTAAAGAAGCActgaataaatttgttttatactcagaagaaaatatgttgttaatatatatatatatatatatatatatatatatatatatatatatatatattaaacaaacaaacaaaaatataaagaagatgaaaaataatttattaaattaatttaacatagAAGACAATAACTGTTACTAGTATTTTTAGATTTATACTTTGAAATATATGATGTAAATATTTCCAAAATacatactttttttctttttttaacatttagaAAAAACATTTTGTGTATtgatagtattttaaaatttaaatttcaaaataacaaGTGtaaggatgaaaaaaaaactgcaataaatataaagtaaactgactcaaaataataaatgaggtttataataatttggtaaaaaaaatacaaaatgcatgaaaaaATGAACAGTCGCTTCTATTTAAACcgaaacaaaagaaaagcagCGAAGACTGCACATTTGAACTTGGAAGGGTGGTTTGTGGAGAAGAgaaagggttagggttttgtttTGGATTCTGTTTTTTTGGTTACTTGCTGTgaagaagaaacaagaaaatGTTCAACGCTGATCCTTCATTGCCTAATGTTTCTACCCTCACCACTGAACAGATTCAAAAGGtgcaaactttttttttctttgctcACTTCTCTGTTTCATTACCGTTCTCACGTTCCTTAGTTTTGACCGTCTATATTATCTCTGCGCTTATGTTTATGTCCGGGTTTTATAAAAATGTCATCTTTTGATGCTGTGCCTTTTGCTTGTTCAATCCATGCCTAGTTAATGAcacaaaatgtgtttggggCTCCACTCATTGTTTTTCCTTGTGCCCTAAGTTATTGATCtggttttcaggttttgtttattcttttgCCTTTTGTTGGGCCGAATGAACGTCACAGCGTTAATTGTGTATTTCCTCAATATTAAATGGTGTTTCTGTGTTATCTTGTTACATGGAATTCGTCCATGTCATGTATATTGCTCTATGGTGACATGGGGAACATGAATTCTTGCAAATAAACATAGGGTGTGTAGAGTTGTATTACAAATGCATAATGCATAATGCATTTTGGTATGTGAATGTATATTTTGTTCAGTTTGGGTAAAAATGTTCGGTTATTGAAGCCATGATCACTGAAATATCTATGGTAGTTATCTCATATATAGAAATTGTTATGCTTGGTGCAGTACttggaggagaataaggagctGATATTGGCAATATTGGAATATCAAAACCTGGGAAAGTTTGCTGAAATAGCACAGTTAGTAGCcaaaactatttaatttgtatttatttcttgtttctttatGGTTGGTTCTTGGTAGTACGAAGAGATGTCGGTTGCACTTTTTTTCTTCGTTTATACTTTTTCGTCGTGCAAAACATTTAGTCCTATATGGCGGTTGCGATGGAAACCTTCTACTTCcacataaacataatattagCTGTTCTATACCTGAAACTGTATTTCGCTTTCTATGACCACTACTATTATTTGCATTAGTGAAACCTTGTCTCATCTGACAAATTGCATAACAATAGCATATAATCTTGTGAAGTGAAACAAAGGCAATATTTAAACATGCATTATGTGgtaaaaaattatgcaaattGTCTATTTTTACATGTCTAACCTACAGTAATTGTATAAACTGCTATTAAATGACCGCTTTAGCTGTGGTACAGGGCTATTGATTTGCAGAATTCCTTGGATCGGTGACTGTATCTCTGTCTGCAATTGAACTGTTGACTTGATATTATgctaattttcatatattattttttatttacatactaaattttttgataatattttcaaCTGCTTGTAGACTTTGCAATTTGTTGGTGACGATATCTGCTTATGGTAAAGCTGACTATTAGCTTTCCGCCATATTCCATGACATGCAATTGATATATTGGTATAATAACTCCACATAATACACTTTGGTTACAGAACGGTGTGATTATAGAATTACATATTCAATTTCAAACAGATATCATGCTTTGTTCCTGTTTTAAAGAAATCCCATAAAATCTAAAATAGCCCAAACCATTGTTAATATTGAATCTATATTAAACTGAGATTATTTGAGTGTGAAAAGTAGATGGAATTCGTGTATATAGACCTATGGAAGgaataagaaaaatacaaatcTCATTATTTCTATTTCAGACCTATTTACCACTACTTTGATTGAAattctctttttcttaatttgttgaATGTTGGGAGTGATTTTAAGATgctattgaatttgaatttctcTCTTTGTTTTATGACATTAATAAGTAAACTGATGCACTGAGTTATGATATAGATGTCAAGCCAAACTTCAGCATAACTTGACTTATCTGGCCAAACTTGCTGATGCTGGTTCTCAGTCACCGACCCCATCTCAGGTTCTCACATCATATCATATGATcgtaacctttttttttttataatttttcctcACATGTGAAAACTGTGCTAGTCTCATCCCATGCCACTATGCAACAGGGGCAAGGCATGCGCCAACTCCAAGGTGCTATGTCTCAGCCACAACCCGATCTCTCTACGAACTTCCCCTTTGAGATAATGAATGATCAGCAACAACAGTTGCAGCAACAGCATGTGACAATGTCTCTACATCAACCAGACATCCCTTCTTCGAAGTTGCCTTTGCAGATGAATGAGCAAAACTATAAGATGCCACTTTTCCTCTATCAGCAACAACCCATCCCTGGAGCACCAATGGTTAACTTTCCTGGTACTAATGCTGCCATATATCAGGCTTCTCAAATCAGATTCGGCAATCTTCCAGATACTCCATCAAGCAACCAAACTGGCTCAGATTCTGTTCCTGGCTGGTCTTAGAGAAATTACTGTCTGGGAGGACAGCACCCACAACATTTGTTCACTCATATAGAAACGGAAAATGCatcttatattttgttgaaataACTGTTTATTTTTGGCGTTTCTGTTCtcatacaaatattaaaatattaaaatctattaatattattttataattattaagttataataatagaataaaaaaaactcatgacttacaaaatcaattataaaactAGTTTACATTTAAGTTTGGGtatatattaacaatttttttcaaaaattgcgAAGATCGTCACATCATGCGcatatcttaaaaaattaatatcaaatttataacttacataaaaaatttcataaataattcttaacaaaataaaattagatgaaATGTACAACTAATTTCTTCAAAAATCAAAAagcttataaataaaataattttaattcctATTAATGTGGAGAAAAACTTATTCTGGTATAtccttgaaaaaaaattcagacAATTATTCTTCATTCGTATAAGAGGTATGACTCACTAATTCTTGTAACGCATCCTATAAAATTTCCttcattcaaaaaaatatatcacaatGATTACAAAACCGTTAAACTTACCTTAGAGAACAAAAGAACAAAAGCGTTACCTTAGAGAAGGCTGATGCCAAATATTCTTTGAAGTGTGTATGGGAATCTATTAAACTATGTTCTCTCTCGCAATAACAACGTCCATTAAAATGACATAATTTAAACAGAGGATTTGATAATTATGATCTAAATAACTTGACATACGTCCACCATTGAACTATATCACCAAGAAATACTTCAACTTAACTCAATATATGTGTAGGAGGCATGcggtaaaataattattatacagAACCATCAAGTTGTAAATGTCTTATTTCTTAATTCTACGATAAAactgtcattttattttaataaaaataatgaaaattttagtttcgAACAGAAATATCTCTTCTTggtttcttttaaatatttacaatcTAATACATTGGAATTAAAACTACAATTTTCCCGATATTGATCATACCTGaatattaactattaaaaattaaacgTTAGAATGTTCTTCTATTTACATTTCCAAAAGCTACCCGCCTACAATTTGTGAAACTAACACTCAAGGAAGTTAGTGTAAATACCTAATTCAACCAAATAAGATTAATCGTTCTAATAATTATTCGCGTTCAGAATCATAATTCTCAACAACGAAAAAACCCTACCAAGGCCAGTTAGAAGACGTAGATGAGTGATTCTTAATAGCAagtatttaacataatttaattttgaatatgaaATGTTCAGATATCCCTTAAAGGTCAACACAAATGATAAAAGACGTAACACGCCCAAGCTGGAAGGTTGTTAGACAGAGATATTGACCAAGTAAATAAATATGGAAAGGACAAAGAAGGAGGATGCAAACTAAGACGGTTAACTATGTTGATTAATCTTTCAAGCATTCACCAAAAAAATGATAGTTATGAGATGCAATGTATGCAAGAATACCACAGCAAGAGGCCCACATTAATGAAAGCACACTGAATTGTAACAGCAGGGAGAATAATAAATTACTACAGAAACTGGAGATAGCACCGGCAACTTTAAATCATAATTAGGCCAGGGCAAAAGATTACTCCGTCAATGCTTCAAAAAACATTCTCCCACAAACCCCATAAATATCTCTTGTATGTTTTCATCCGCATCCTGGTCAGACAGGATAATCTACACGCCCATCCATCTTCCCTGTCAATTCAACAGTAAATCAAATTATGAATTCATGCATCGCACTTTCATACTATTGCCAAAATATACATTACATAGCTCACTCCAGCAATCCGTGAATTGGAATATAACTTAGTAAACTCGTATCCTGCAATGCATTGTTATATTTTCGCaatagtaaaaattgaaaatcacaCTACATTGGTCTCGGACAAGGAAAGTTGAATATAATGATGTTACATTCTCCATTAGTAAAAACCTAACACCCCCCAGgaataattcaaaattcattcattggttttaaaaacaaaaatcccGCACAGGTGCGTCTCTCTCCAATAGAGGCTGACAAATGCACATATAtgcaatataaataataacactGACTAATATTTATTACAAGGACTAGAAAGAGATTAATTACTTGGTACATTGGGGGACatcttaaaaatacttaaatgcAAAAGTAACAGTAGCCCCTGGTAAGGGGGTTAAAAGAGAGGAAAGACACAGGAGTTTATTCCAACAATTCAGAAATTAATGAGCaatgacaataataattaatactaattcATCCATGCCAAACCGAAGCAGACAACACATTTAACACGTATATGGAAATTTAAAGGAAATGTAATTAACATGTTTAAGTACGAAAAAGAAGACTTACTATCTCCGAGAAGGGTACACAGCACCAGTTGCCCTGTCATACAACAGTCAGTAAGTTCAACAACCTTTTTCTCATAATAGACAAACCACGTCATGACAGATGTTATTGAGTCATACCTGGTCTGCTGTTT
Encoded here:
- the LOC114164635 gene encoding GRF1-interacting factor 2-like isoform X1, whose amino-acid sequence is MFNADPSLPNVSTLTTEQIQKYLEENKELILAILEYQNLGKFAEIAQCQAKLQHNLTYLAKLADAGSQSPTPSQGQGMRQLQGAMSQPQPDLSTNFPFEIMNDQQQQLQQQHVTMSLHQPDIPSSKLPLQMNEQNYKMPLFLYQQQPIPGAPMVNFPGTNAAIYQASQIRFGNLPDTPSSNQTGSDSVPGWS
- the LOC114164635 gene encoding uncharacterized protein LOC114164635 isoform X2, giving the protein MFLPSPLNRFKRCQAKLQHNLTYLAKLADAGSQSPTPSQGQGMRQLQGAMSQPQPDLSTNFPFEIMNDQQQQLQQQHVTMSLHQPDIPSSKLPLQMNEQNYKMPLFLYQQQPIPGAPMVNFPGTNAAIYQASQIRFGNLPDTPSSNQTGSDSVPGWS